Genomic window (Alnus glutinosa chromosome 9, dhAlnGlut1.1, whole genome shotgun sequence):
TAGAAGCTTGTTTAGGTTTGAGAAGATAAATGAAGGCTGGTAGGTAGATATGATTATGGAGGAGACGTGGCACCTCTTGTGCACTCAAGAAGGAAGTGAATTACTGCTGGTGAGCAATTTTGGTTTGGGCTTTAAGTAGTTTTTACAGAGTCTTGTAAGGGGGATTTTATTGAGAGTTTATTCCTGTTTTGTAACCTGGTGACTTTTGAGAAAGTGGGCTTCTCGAATTGCTCATGCAAATGTTTCATGATTCTGTTCAAAATATAGCTATTCGAAAGTAAGTTCTTTacaaatattttcataaaaatgtgaaaagacaatattacccctaaaataaaaataaagctaACTAGATCTTCTCTGGTTCAAGTGAACCGGAGAGGAGAGGATCTTTGTCCTTCCCCTTCcgtttttcttattaaaaaattattattttttaatttttaagttttatatattttacattttttttttattgagaatAATACGTgttatcattttattgatgttaACGTGACACACTAATGGAATCCATCAagtaatttgataaatttttactacataaattaaattattattttagccTATTCTAAAGacctatataaattattttttatattaaaaaaaaattatattttaagctAACCACCAATTGACTCATATTGCATTTATCCCTTGAATTTAGAACAAACAGtcaatgtcattttttttttctttattcgtTAGTAACGGGtcaaatttcttcaaaaaaaaaaaaaaaaaaaaaaaatagtaacggGTGAAAGGTAGTGGGCGGGCATGTCCTCAACTACCGTACCCACCATTCCCTGCAAAAGCGAGCATGTCGACAGAACATAATGTAAAGACCAGAAAACTACATAATTTGCATCGTCATCTTCATTACCCACCACTGGTAGGCTGGTAGCTGGCAGGCAGTCCGGTATTACTATATAACCCATCAGTGGAACCCTAGAATTGGTAGCTGGTAGAGGTGGTGGGAGTAGTTGTAGCAGAAGAAATGGCACAAAACAGTAGATGGTCTCTTCAGGGAAAGACAGCTCTTGTTACCGGTGGAACCAAAGGAATCGGGTTCGTTTCTCTCTGCTCTCTCTTTCACTAGCCTTTTATTTTCAGCTTCACGAAAAGAAATTTGCTGTTTTTATACCTTCGCCTTCACTGGTTTTGAGACAAACGGATGGGTGTTTCAtgtttgtatgtatatatgtgtatagGTATGCTATTGTTGAAGAATTGGCCGGGCTTGGGGCGACCGTGCACACATGCTGTCGGAATGAAGCTGAATTGAGTGAGTGCTTGCAAGAGTGGGAGGCGAAGGGCTTTCGAGTTACTGGTTCAATCTGTGACCTTTTGTCTCGACCCCAACGAGAGGAGCTTATGAACAAAGTTTCCGGTCAATTTAACGGCAAGCTCGATATCTTTGTAAGTCCTCCATTTCCTGACTGAAATAATTTTTCTCCTCCGCTGTGATGAGAGTTGAAACTTTgttagaattaattattttccATCGACTTAATTTTTGATCTGTGATTTGAAAGATCTTGAGTTGGAATATTGTTTTCGTTAATTCACCTCAATGCTATTGGAAAAATACTTTCAACTGAGAATAAATTGAAGatatgaaaaatactaataaacaCAAAACACAAGTACCACCCAATTCTCCTATTGTTGCGTTTGCCTGCTGAGGAAATGCAGGAAAAGATTTGAAAATTCGAAACATGAAAATTAGTCAGGGGTAGGAGATCGGATGTTACAGATTCCATGTTCAAGCCTGAAATTATCAAGAGTAAACTGTAGCCTGAATTCTGAAAGTACGAGGGGACTTCTATACAGTAAACTGGCTTGATTCTTAGTGACAGTTTTTGTGACAACCCATATATTTTGCTTTGATTGAAGGATGAAAAGGATCATCCTAGGTAGCAGAATCTAACAATGAAAATTGATATTCCTCGCCATCTTGAATCCTTTGACTTTCATCGTCTAATTTCTGAGAGAgtcatcataaaaaaaactcatacaCATGGAGTCAGCATGGAACCCAGTCACCTCCTGTGCCTTCTCAGTGACATTCTGTTTAAGTTCTCACAAAAGCTTTTATTAGTTACTAAGCCTTTGTTGGGGTGGTTCTGCCCATTTTCTGCCTCTAGATAAACAATGCGGGAGCCAACTTAATGAAACCATCCGTAGAGTACACAGCTGAAGATTTCTCATTCATCCTGGGCATCAATCTTGAAGCTGCTTACCACCTGTGCCAACTTGCACATCCTCTTCTGCAAGCATCAGGGGCAGGAAGCATCATTCTCCTTTCATCTACTGCTGGATCGGTGGCAACGGGAAGTGGCTCTATTTATGAAGCATGTAAAGGTAATTTGCTTATGCAATCTAGTTTTTATTGACAGCCTATGCCCTGATTTGTATTAAGTTTCTGACTTGTCTTGTTTTATCCAGGAGCAATAAACCAACTTACTAGAAGTTTGGCATGTGAGTGGGCAAAGGACAATATTAGGACTAATTCCGTCTCACCCTGGTGGATCAGAACTCCCGTCCTTGAATTTGTAACATCCTTTCACCATATGCTTCTTCATTTGGCTTGTTGGCATGATCATCATTCAATATTTCATCATTCTGCAGTATTCAATGAGTCTTTCTCTTGTTCTATTCATTTGTAAAGTTTTAAATTGGTCAAGATGGATGACTAGACTACATATAAGAAGCAAAATAGCTTGATGAGTAATGTTAAGGGCATAAGAAGTTTTGTTGGAATCGATTTAGATGATAATGAGATTACTCAGATATAGATGGATAACCAGAATACATCTTAGAAAGCAAAATAGTTATACTTGTTATACCTAGAGCAATTTCCCAGtattatagtttttctttttatttttttgagcaAAGTATGAAGCTATGAAACAAAGACAAATAGGTCAACACCCGCCAGTCGTAGGTCAATTGGCTTAGGTGCTGGCAAGCGCGTTAGTGTGAAAGCCGTTTCACTAGGAGACTATGGGGGAGGATTCTTTCCACTTTGAATACGAATGGAAGAGATCAAGGGGGTGGTGGTCGTTGGAGAATGCTTCCAAATGCACAGCGGGAAGTGGCCCATTTGTAGTTTTTATTAGTTGTATCTTTCACTACATAATCTTCCTTTAAAAAACTCTTCTTATCATGGAGTAGGATGGATGTTAATTATAAAATGTAGGACCGCCCTCTAATGTTTGCTGTGATTTGGTCTACCATTGCAGGCTTTTGCAAACGAACAGCTTTTGAAAAGTTTAGCTTCGCAAAGTCCTGTTGGACGGTGGGGTGAGCCGAAGGAGGTCTCATCGATGGTTGCATTCCTCTGCCTACCCGCATCCTCCTACATAACTGGACAGACAATTTGTGTTGATGGAGGTCAGACCTCTAGTGGCTTCCTGCCTCCACGCGCTTAGAAACAGCACAAAACCGATCTCTCTACTTTCCCTTCTAGTAAGGCCAATTTccaatttaatttttcctaGAATCACAAAAAATGTATTAGCCTCGGGACACAGGAAATAAGTATGTTGAAATCGATAAGCAATGGCAAAACTACATTTTTGTGCAAGTTTTTGTTCCTCTTCACTGTTAACTCCAAGGCTCTGTTCCTTATGAGAGTTTTGACTCCAAGGCTCTGTTCTAAGATTGGCAATCTCAAATTCTCTTGATGCTGAAACTATTTTTCAGAGTGAGATTCAGATAAACGCCTGTTTTCGATCATGAGATTAGATCAAATCTATACTTCagaaaaatgaccaaaatataATTGTAGTTCCTGAAATGAgtatcaaattttaatttagggttaaatccaaaatttgtccaTGTGCTTTTGGTGTTTTTTAAATCAGTTCTTAggtttttaaaagtgataaattgGTACTTCTATCCATGTCTgtagggacggagccagacattttaatgggagggggtcaaataattttttttcttaagtaggggttaaagtatatatataaaggcaaattttaagtaaattaaacataacccagttttgatatttttattattccattcaaattaaaaatcaataagcaaaagtgaaaagagtttttaggaaaaaaaaaaaaagtaaagaaaaccgttgtccaaagattcagaaaataaaaaataaaaataaaaaaggtcttagttatttttttccacaCATTTTTAGGAAATCGAGCTTGGTCAAGCTTGTGACTCCTCAAATCCATACCTGTCTCCTTCCAATGCACTACTTGACTAAACCCTTTtcgtttactttgaacaaagtctctacaactttgtaaagtTCCTTCCATTGTTATCTTCTCATGCATGTTCATTGCTAcccgtaaaattttaaaggaaaaattttTGACAATAGTTGAATAGATGATAAAAGGGGAGgggccaaggaaaaaaaaaaaaaaaaaaaaaaatcttgctagggctaataggcaaaaaaaaaaaaaaaaccttcatttgattcatctaaaaaaaacaccttaatttttttttttttttttttttttttttttgttttaccttaatatttttttcttaagagttgagggggggccatggcccccaccgGCCCCCCCTTCTCTCCGTCATTGCATGTCTGATAGTAAGCCATTTGTCACGTGTACGAGAAAACTAGTTGATCCAATTACGTTGCATAGCGTGGACTATCTCCACGACGTCGACGTAAGTTCAGGTCATCATATGGTGCCGGTCCATgatctttttattaaaacataataaatttattaaaatcaggACAAAActagtttaacctttaaaattcaccgatttttttacttaaaagatcagttcagtgtttaaaaattatgggttcgcGCCAcgtg
Coding sequences:
- the LOC133877770 gene encoding tropinone reductase homolog At2g29150-like, translated to MAQNSRWSLQGKTALVTGGTKGIGYAIVEELAGLGATVHTCCRNEAELSECLQEWEAKGFRVTGSICDLLSRPQREELMNKVSGQFNGKLDIFINNAGANLMKPSVEYTAEDFSFILGINLEAAYHLCQLAHPLLQASGAGSIILLSSTAGSVATGSGSIYEACKGAINQLTRSLACEWAKDNIRTNSVSPWWIRTPVLEFAFANEQLLKSLASQSPVGRWGEPKEVSSMVAFLCLPASSYITGQTICVDGGQTSSGFLPPRA